The following proteins are encoded in a genomic region of Nicotiana sylvestris chromosome 4, ASM39365v2, whole genome shotgun sequence:
- the LOC138890436 gene encoding uncharacterized protein — protein sequence MGSLAYIPIGERPLASDVQALANPFVRLDISKPSRVLACTIAQFSMFERIRERQYDDPHLLVLRDILWHGGAKKVIVGDDIVLRMQGHICVPNVDELRELILEEDHSFQYSIHSGAAKIYQDLRMRYWWMRMKKDIFAYIARV from the coding sequence atgggtagccttgcgtacattccaatcggtgagagaccgcttgcatcagatgttcaggctttggctaatccgttcgtaaggttggatatttcaaagcccagtcgtgttctagcttgtacaatCGCTCAGTTTTCCATGTTTGAGCGCATTAGGGaacgacagtatgatgaccctcatttgcttgtccttagggacatattgtggcacggtggtgccaagaaGGTTATTGTTGGAGATGACatagttttgaggatgcagggtcatatttgtgtacccaatgtagatgaacttcgtgagttgattcttgaggaggacCACAGTTTCcagtattctattcattcgggtgccgcgaagatttATCAGGACTTACGGATGCGCTATtggtggatgaggatgaagaaggatatatttGCATATATAGCtcgtgtctaa
- the LOC138890435 gene encoding uncharacterized protein, whose protein sequence is MELHFENGVQASVNKGEEKKLAQENEVLKAQIQKMKRNPERSRADKRLINGLNKKALEYQENLEKSEAGLARIQAKWIKKAEKQARFYEGTITILRRRISTLKNEAVKQAQDFKANRECCYDLVARIEEEMLQLQNQHLQDSRVLEARNQQIGRLLQEKGVIRERIRNISDYILKGVDNKPAVVAEKGSSSIVAVKLEKAKVVVPGVASEPVVLVKGARTEHVIIKPVTQLPVINSKELRIIKNDPTPVKKAVTKEEAEEFFEENESA, encoded by the exons atggagcttcattttgaAAATGGTGTTCAAGCCTCTGTAAACAAGGGAGAAGAGaaaaaactagctcaggaaaatgaagtcctcaaagctcaaatccagaaaatgaaaagaaacccggagagaagCCGAGCTGAtaaaaggctcataaacggtTTGAACAAGAAAGCCCTCGAGTATCAAGAAAACCTGGAAAAATCTgaagctggtctagcgagaatccaggcgaaatggataaagaaggcagaaaAGCAAGCACGGTTTTATGAAGGGACCATCACTATCCTAAGAAGAAGGATATCCACTCTCAAGAATGAGGCGGTCAAGCAGGCTCAAGATTTCAAAGCTAATAGGGAATGTTGTTATGATCTGGTGGCtcggatagaggaagaaatgctgcagttgcaaaatcaacacttGCAGGACTCTCGAGTGTTAGAAGCCCGTAATCAGCAAATAGGGCGGTTGCTTCAGGAgaaaggcgtcataagagagagaattagaaacatctctgactacatc ttgaaaggggtagacaataagccagctgtggtagccgagaaagggtcatcaagcattgttgcagtgaaactcgagaaagctaaagtggtagtaccaggggttgcaagtGAACCTGTTGTGcttgtgaagggtgctcgcacagagcatgttattataaaaccagtaactcagcttccagtaatcaacagcaag gagttaagaataATTAAAAATGATCCAACGCCggtgaagaaagctgtaactaaagaagaggcagaggaattttttgaggaaaatgaaagtgcatga